The Acutalibacter muris genomic sequence ATATCAACGATGACCTTGATATCGTTCATGCGCAGCAGCATCAGGTTGCTGCCGTCAAGGCCCGAGACGTACTTGATCTCTACGCCAACAGCCGGCTCAATATCCCCCAGCTCGAAATCCTTCACATCCACCACGGTTACTGTCGGCGTGGTGATGTCCACCCGGTGGTCCAGCAGATTGGATACCGCCGTTGCCGAGGACCCGAGGCTTATGTTCATAATTTCCCCGATGGCGCTTATCTCCATTGGTTTAAAAACATCATTGCTCATTTGCTATTCTGTCCCTTCTTCCGGCGTTATGGTACACCTCTTTTATCTTCACGGCCAGCTTTTTATCGCTGACCCCCATCAGTCCGTTAAACCACCTCTGCCCGCCTACATACAGGTTAAGGGTGCTGTCCTTCTTCTGGTTCAGGTCTATCACGTCTCCCACGTTCAGCCTGTACACATCGTCCAGCCGCAGAGTGGTCCGGGCAAGCTCCGCCCGAATCTCAAGGGTGGATTCCCTCAGGTTGTCGAAGATCTCCTCAGAGTTGTCCTCGCTGCTCCTCTTGCTGGCGGTGCCGGCGTTTATCTGTGTAAATATCTCCGACAGTACGGCCTCGGGCAGCACCACGCTTATGCTCCCCTCCACGTTGGAGAAGGCCACCTTCATATCTATCAGCACCACCGTCTCCTCAAGGCCGATAAGCTGCACAAGAGTCGGGTTGTTCTCCACCCGGCCGAACTCGAACTCCAGCTGTATGTAGTTCTCCCAGGTGACGCCCATCATGCTTATAAAGTCCTTCATAAGCACCTCAAAGAGCTTAAGGTCAAGTTCGGTATATGTGTACTCGTCCGGCAGGCTGTCCACGTCCCCATTGCCGCCGGTCATGCGGTCCATCATGCTCACCATTATGGGTGCCGAGGCGTAGAACAGCACCGGGGTGTCCTCCATCTCCTCTTTGAGTATCAGGTGGGCCGTGGTCAGCACCGCGCTGTCCGAAAGGGCGTTGGAGAATTCAAAATACCTTTGTTCCTCCACCGACTCCACACTGATCTCGCAGGTGGCGTGGACCAGACCGTTTATCCTGGTGGTCAGCACTCGGGAGTAGTTGTCAAAGATGGAGTTGAGCATCTTCAGCCTGTCTTTGGTAAATTTCCTCGGGCTGCTGAAGTCGTACTTTCTGTATTTCTTTTCCTGCGGCTCCTCCTCAGCGGGGGCCTGCCCTGCGCCCCCGCTGTTCATGGAGTTCAGCAGGGCGTCTATCTGGCTTTGGGATAATACCTCTGGCATTGGTTTAACCCTCCTGACCGCTTTGGTCCGTCGCGCCCGCGCTCTCCGCCGGGGCAGAGCTCTCGTCTTCCTTCAAAGAACCGCCCTCGCGCTGGGTATAGTATTGTTCAAGCGCGTCGCCAAGCTTGCTGCCCAGGTCCTTGCCGGTGATGGTCATCTCCACCCGCCTGTTCTTGCGGCGGTTATCGTCGTCATTGGCCGCAATGGGCCTCCACTGGCCGAAGGACTGTCCCACTATCCTGGCGGGATCCAGTCCCTGGTCCGAACTGTCCTTTGGCCGGCAGAGCTGCTGCAGATAGTAGGACACCTGCGCCGCCCTCTGGGCCGAAAGCATACGGTCGCCCTCGGGGTCGTTTTCCGCGTCGTCCTGGCCCTGGGCCGTGTGTCCCGATATGCGTATCTCGTCAATGGACGGGGCTGCCGCCTTCAGTATCGGGGCTATCTGGTTTAAGAGCTCCCGGCCCTCGGGCAGCATCACATACTGGTCAGGGTAGAAGAACACCGTATCCACCAGGGACAGGAACACATAGCCGTCGCCCTTTGTTATCTCTATGTTCGCGCCGGAAGCCTCCACCAGGCTCTTTAGCTGCTCATAGAGCTGGTCTATCTCCTTATCCACCTGTCCCTGCTGTCCCGCCATGGAGGCCTCCTGGGCCGCCTCCATCAGCTCCTTGAGCATATTGGGGTCCATAATGCCCGCCTCCAGCTCGTTGGGGTCGGCAAAGGGGCCGTGCTCGTCGCCCGCCTCTATCTCCGTTTCCGAGGGAGTGGCGTTGGGGTTGAAGCTCTGGACCAGGGCCTTCCACTTGTTTTCGTCGATGGTTGACATGGAGTACAGCAGCACAAAAAAGCATAACAGAAGCGTGACCATGTCGCCATAGGTGTCCATCCAGTTCGCGCCGCCGCCTTCACCGCCGCCGCTTTTCTTTTTCATATTGACGTGACACCTCCGTTTCTTCTAAAAACTTCTTATAGTCCCCGCGCCCCTGCTATTTACCGTTCAATACCGCTTCGCTGGGCATGGATAACGCCATGGCCAGCGAAGCGGCACTCGAAGCCAGCCGGTGCCGTGGCCGCAGGGAAGCGTTCCATCGTGTTATTATACCAAACTTGCACCCCCCGCGTCAAGTACCACGGGGAAGCTTTTATAGGAAAGTTCTGTTACATATTCTAAATTGCGTACACACAATATGCTGTACATTTTGGCCAAAATCAGCCCTCGCCGCCGGAGCTGCCCGAGCCCTCGGCCAGCTTCTCCCGCTGCTTCTGGGCCACAAAGGTCAAAAGCTTTTCCCTTAGCATCTTGGGGTTCTCGCCGGCCTGGATGCAGGTGATGCCCTCGACGATTATCATCTTGTTGAGGACCTCCTCGCTGTCCCTTATGCGCAGGTTGTTGGCCACGGGCCCGAATATCATATGGGCCAGAAGGCAGCCGTAGAAGGTGGTAATCAGGGCCACGCTCATGTTCGCCCCAAGGTCCGAGGAGCCTTCTGTGGGGTCCATCTGCTTGAGCATATTGATAAGTCCCACCAGCGTGCCCACCATGCCGAAGGCCGGGGACACCGCCGAGGCCTTGTCGTACAGGGCCGCCGCGGCGTTGTGCCGGTCCGACATGCACTCGATGTCGTTCTCCAAAGTGGCCCGCACCCGGTCGGGATCGTTGGCGTCCACAATGAGCATGATGGCCTGCTTGAAGAAGGGGTCCTCCTGCTCGCCGGCCTTCTCCTCCAGGGCCAGAAGGCCGTCCTTACGGGCTATCTGCGCCAGGTCCACCAGGGCGTCGATAATGGTCTCGGGCTTCTGCTTAGGGTTCTTGAGCATAACGGCAAAGTGCTTGGGTATGCTCAGGAAGGTCTTCAGCGGGAAGCTCGCCAGCACGATGGCGATGGAGCAGCCTATAACTATCATAATACTGGAGGGGTCGAAGAAGTTCCCTATCTGCTCAAAGTGATAGGGTGGCAGGCCTCCTGCAAGGCCCAGCACCAGCACCGCGATACATATCACCATGCCGATAATATAAGCTATATTCATTGGTCCTTCACCTTCATTTCCTTATTTCCAGCGCCTTATCGCCTGAAACCCGGCCGCTGGGTAGAGCTCCGGGCCGCGGGGGCCCCGGAATTTGGGTTCTCGTTTACGGTCACTATGCGGTGCACATCCATGAC encodes the following:
- a CDS encoding flagellar motor switch protein FliM produces the protein MPEVLSQSQIDALLNSMNSGGAGQAPAEEEPQEKKYRKYDFSSPRKFTKDRLKMLNSIFDNYSRVLTTRINGLVHATCEISVESVEEQRYFEFSNALSDSAVLTTAHLILKEEMEDTPVLFYASAPIMVSMMDRMTGGNGDVDSLPDEYTYTELDLKLFEVLMKDFISMMGVTWENYIQLEFEFGRVENNPTLVQLIGLEETVVLIDMKVAFSNVEGSISVVLPEAVLSEIFTQINAGTASKRSSEDNSEEIFDNLRESTLEIRAELARTTLRLDDVYRLNVGDVIDLNQKKDSTLNLYVGGQRWFNGLMGVSDKKLAVKIKEVYHNAGRRDRIANEQ
- a CDS encoding OmpA/MotB family protein, which produces MKKKSGGGEGGGANWMDTYGDMVTLLLCFFVLLYSMSTIDENKWKALVQSFNPNATPSETEIEAGDEHGPFADPNELEAGIMDPNMLKELMEAAQEASMAGQQGQVDKEIDQLYEQLKSLVEASGANIEITKGDGYVFLSLVDTVFFYPDQYVMLPEGRELLNQIAPILKAAAPSIDEIRISGHTAQGQDDAENDPEGDRMLSAQRAAQVSYYLQQLCRPKDSSDQGLDPARIVGQSFGQWRPIAANDDDNRRKNRRVEMTITGKDLGSKLGDALEQYYTQREGGSLKEDESSAPAESAGATDQSGQEG
- a CDS encoding motility protein A, translating into MNIAYIIGMVICIAVLVLGLAGGLPPYHFEQIGNFFDPSSIMIVIGCSIAIVLASFPLKTFLSIPKHFAVMLKNPKQKPETIIDALVDLAQIARKDGLLALEEKAGEQEDPFFKQAIMLIVDANDPDRVRATLENDIECMSDRHNAAAALYDKASAVSPAFGMVGTLVGLINMLKQMDPTEGSSDLGANMSVALITTFYGCLLAHMIFGPVANNLRIRDSEEVLNKMIIVEGITCIQAGENPKMLREKLLTFVAQKQREKLAEGSGSSGGEG